A window from Symbiopectobacterium purcellii encodes these proteins:
- the cyoE gene encoding heme o synthase codes for MIKQYLQVTKPGIIFGNLISVIGGFLLASKGSIDYPLFIATLLGVSLVVASGCVFNNVIDRDIDKKMERTKNRVMVKGLISVKVSLSYAAALGIAGFALLYVAANPLAMWLSVMGFAVYVGVYSLYMKRHSVYGTLIGSLSGAAPPVIGYCAVSNQFDAGALILLLIFSLWQMPHSYAIAIFRFKDYQAANIPVLPVVKGISVAKNHITLYIIAFMVATLMLSLGGYAGYKYLVVAASVSIWWLGMALSGYKKPNDDKVWARKLFVFSIVAITSLSVMMSVDSMAPMQDVMITALR; via the coding sequence ATGATTAAGCAATACCTACAAGTCACAAAACCAGGGATCATTTTTGGCAACCTGATTTCTGTTATCGGGGGATTTCTGCTGGCGTCCAAAGGCAGCATTGATTACCCCCTCTTTATCGCTACCCTGCTTGGGGTGTCGTTGGTGGTTGCGTCCGGTTGCGTCTTCAACAACGTAATCGACCGTGACATTGACAAAAAGATGGAGAGAACCAAAAACAGAGTGATGGTGAAGGGGCTGATTTCGGTCAAGGTTTCACTGAGTTATGCGGCTGCGTTAGGTATTGCCGGTTTTGCGTTGCTCTACGTGGCGGCAAACCCGTTAGCCATGTGGCTTTCCGTCATGGGCTTTGCGGTATACGTTGGCGTCTACAGCCTGTATATGAAGCGCCACTCGGTATACGGCACGTTGATCGGCAGCTTGTCCGGTGCCGCACCGCCGGTTATCGGGTATTGTGCCGTGAGCAATCAGTTCGATGCAGGCGCGTTGATCCTGCTGTTGATCTTCAGCCTGTGGCAAATGCCGCACTCCTACGCTATCGCCATTTTCCGTTTCAAGGATTATCAGGCTGCCAACATTCCGGTATTGCCGGTGGTAAAAGGCATTTCCGTGGCTAAAAACCATATTACGCTGTATATCATCGCGTTTATGGTGGCTACGCTGATGCTGTCGCTGGGTGGCTATGCCGGCTATAAATATCTGGTGGTGGCTGCCTCCGTGAGCATCTGGTGGTTAGGCATGGCACTGTCGGGCTACAAAAAACCCAATGATGACAAAGTGTGGGCGCGCAAACTGTTTGTGTTCTCGATCGTTGCCATCACATCACTGAGCGTGATGATGTCTGTCGACTCCATGGCGCCAATGCAAGATGTGATGATCACCGCACTGCGCTAA
- a CDS encoding MFS transporter: protein MNDTSLTDNIMTPRERRATWGLGAVFSLRMLGMFMVLPVLTTYGMALQGASESLIGLAIGIYGLMQALFQVPFGLLSDRVGRKPLIVIGLLMFVLGSVIAALSTSIWGIILGRALQGAGAISAAVMALLSDLTREQNRTKAMAFIGISFGVTFAIAMVLGPIVAHAWGLQSLFWCMALLASLGIVITLTLIPNAASHALNRESAIVRGSIRQVLGNSRLVKLNIGIMCLHILLMSSFVALPRVLEQAGLPAESHWKVYLYTMLVSFVCVLPFIIYAEVKRQMKRVFVGCIIVLFAAEVVLWMAGSQFWPIVAGVQLFFLAFNIMEALLPSLISKEAPAGYKGTAMGVYSTTQFIGVAIGGSMGGALFQFHGAAWVFAAGALLCALWLIVGVSMKEPPYLSSLRIALPDDALSDAALAQKIRIHPGVAEAIVVPEERSAYVKIDRQKTNRQQLEALIGQA, encoded by the coding sequence ATGAACGATACATCCCTCACAGACAACATCATGACGCCGCGCGAACGGCGCGCAACCTGGGGCTTGGGTGCAGTTTTTTCCCTGCGGATGCTCGGCATGTTTATGGTGTTGCCAGTGCTCACAACCTATGGCATGGCATTACAAGGGGCCAGCGAATCGCTAATTGGCCTCGCGATTGGTATCTATGGCCTGATGCAAGCGCTGTTTCAGGTGCCTTTTGGTTTACTTTCCGACCGTGTTGGGCGTAAACCGCTCATCGTTATCGGTCTGCTGATGTTTGTGCTCGGTAGCGTGATTGCCGCCCTCAGCACGTCTATCTGGGGCATTATTCTAGGGCGTGCGTTACAAGGCGCAGGAGCGATCTCCGCCGCCGTTATGGCGTTGCTATCCGATCTCACGCGCGAACAAAATCGCACCAAAGCAATGGCTTTTATCGGCATCAGTTTCGGCGTGACCTTTGCCATCGCCATGGTGCTCGGACCGATCGTTGCGCACGCCTGGGGATTACAGTCCCTGTTCTGGTGTATGGCCCTGCTCGCATCGCTCGGTATTGTGATAACCCTGACACTGATCCCCAACGCCGCTAGCCATGCCCTCAATCGGGAATCCGCCATCGTGCGCGGCAGCATTCGCCAGGTACTGGGTAACAGCCGACTGGTAAAACTCAATATCGGCATTATGTGCCTGCATATCCTGCTGATGTCGAGTTTTGTCGCCCTGCCGCGCGTGCTGGAACAAGCGGGCCTGCCGGCAGAATCACACTGGAAGGTGTATCTGTACACTATGCTGGTTTCCTTTGTCTGCGTGCTGCCCTTTATCATCTACGCTGAAGTGAAGCGGCAGATGAAGCGGGTGTTTGTCGGCTGTATCATTGTGCTGTTCGCTGCAGAGGTGGTTTTATGGATGGCGGGCAGCCAATTCTGGCCGATTGTGGCAGGCGTTCAGCTGTTTTTTCTGGCGTTTAATATTATGGAAGCGCTACTGCCCTCACTGATCAGCAAAGAAGCACCGGCGGGTTATAAAGGCACTGCCATGGGAGTCTATTCCACTACCCAATTTATCGGCGTTGCTATCGGCGGCAGCATGGGCGGCGCACTGTTTCAATTCCACGGTGCGGCTTGGGTGTTTGCAGCAGGAGCGCTGCTGTGCGCGCTGTGGCTGATAGTTGGCGTCAGCATGAAGGAACCGCCCTATCTGAGCAGTTTGCGCATTGCACTGCCCGATGACGCACTGAGCGACGCCGCGCTAGCACAGAAAATACGCATACACCCCGGCGTGGCTGAAGCCATCGTGGTGCCGGAAGAACGCAGCGCCTATGTCAAAATCGATCGTCAGAAGACTAACCGTCAACAGCTCGAAGCGCTGATCGGGCAAGCGTAA